A genomic region of Aspergillus oryzae RIB40 DNA, chromosome 1 contains the following coding sequences:
- a CDS encoding uncharacterized protein (predicted protein), translating to MLISSVAKDGYGKDIWTLPFDSITRILKFTWLLQLLYIPALAATKMAFLCLYLRIFPSTGIRRVTWVLVTINVLYLLTYGFGTAFNCLPVSYIWTKWHGETEGSCLNFNAFGIANATTNIALDLAVIGLPLHKIAGLSVSLSKKIMLLAMFALGFFVTIVSILRFRVVITYATTTNATCISLYPHQPNSLHLTFYPADDTVATSYWSIIECFSGIVCINLPSARRFYRKVTHFCFGTSQTGQEEGYQNVTLGCSSASKKRKLPIELSILKTTETTVRHDQMDVEMESLVVVSRSR from the exons ATGCTAATCTCATCAGTGGCGAAGGATGGCTATGGGAAAGACATCTGGACCCTCCCCTTTGACAGCATTACGCGCATTCTGAAGTTCACCTGGCTCCTACAGCTGCTCTACATCCCGGCACTCGCCGCAACCAAAATGGCCTTCCTATGTCTATATCTCCGCATCTTCCCAAGTACAGGCATCAGACGAGTCACATGGGTCCTTGTAACCATCAACGTCCTGTATCTTTTAACCTATGGTTTTGGAACCGCGTTTAACTGTCTCCCAGTGTCGTATATCTGGACAAAATGGCACGGGGAAACAGAAGGATCGTGTCTCAATTTCAATGCCTTTGGCATCGCGAATGCGACAACCAATATCGCGCTCGATCTGGCAGTCATCGGGCTTCCGCTGCACAAGATAGCCGGTCTGTCTGTAAGCTTGTCGAAGAAGATTATGCTCTTGGCTATGTTTGCGCTAGGATTCTT TGTAACCATCGTCAGTATCCTCCGATTCAGGGTCGTGATCACCTACGCAACGACCACAAATGCCACATGTATCTCCCTATATCCCCACCAGCCAAACTCACTTCATCTAACCTTCTATCCCGCAGACGACACAGTTGCCACCTCCTACTGGTCTATAATCGAATGCTTCAGCGGCATAGTCTGCATCAACCTACCTTCCGCCCGCCGGTTCTATCGTAAAGTCACCCACTTCTGTTTCGGCACCTCTCAGACGGGGCAGGAAGAGGGCTACCAGAACGTCACACTGGGTTGCTCGTCCGCGTctaagaaaaggaagctgCCCATAGAACTATCGATTTTAAAAACGACAGAGACTACAGTCCGGCACGACCAGATGGACGTGGAGATGGAgtctttggtggtggtttcCAGGTCCCGGTAG